In Desulforegula conservatrix Mb1Pa, the sequence ACAAGTCTGTCAATGGCAGCGGCGGTAGTCATGGGATCCTTGAAAATCTGCTCCCATTTGGAAAAGGGAAGATTACTTGTGAGCATGACAGATCCACGTTCGTATCGATCTGCGAGCAGGGTA encodes:
- a CDS encoding ATP-binding protein is translated as TLLADRYERGSVMLTSNLPFSKWEQIFKDPMTTAAAIDRLVHHSIILELNLPSYRLEKSKQKINEEKSEENAP